One Leclercia pneumoniae genomic region harbors:
- a CDS encoding LysR substrate-binding domain-containing protein: MNKTEQSVMLAAYAESRLANDPPLRAVRAFEAIARLGSVTLAAQELAISPSAVSHQLRVLEGYLQMPLTERQGRKLVLSQNGRDYYRSIRAAFNVLRQATEHLVEQAQTRQVTISLIPLFGMGWFIPRLPTFMRANPQTEINVVYANHRNYLSDASDMSIRFGNGQWTGYQSEKLISGQMVPVCSRAFLRLHGHIDTPEQLLQMPLLHDEERATWQMWFTQQGVKRPARRSGPMFEDGLLTLAGVQAGLGCALMREPLIAPYLESGELVKIFDAPIDDGRDYYLCVRQDSDMTQDGKLLQSWLRRAAGDGDVTA, from the coding sequence ATGAATAAAACAGAACAATCAGTGATGCTGGCCGCTTACGCAGAGAGCCGTCTGGCCAACGATCCCCCTTTACGGGCGGTACGCGCTTTTGAGGCCATCGCCCGGCTCGGCAGCGTTACGCTCGCGGCACAGGAGCTGGCAATCTCTCCTTCAGCGGTCAGTCATCAGCTGCGGGTGCTGGAGGGATATTTGCAAATGCCGCTGACTGAACGGCAGGGGCGCAAGCTGGTACTCAGTCAAAATGGTCGCGACTATTACCGCTCGATACGGGCGGCCTTCAATGTGCTGCGCCAGGCCACCGAGCATCTGGTGGAGCAGGCGCAGACCCGGCAGGTCACGATCAGCCTGATCCCGCTGTTTGGTATGGGGTGGTTTATTCCGCGCTTACCGACCTTTATGCGTGCCAATCCCCAGACCGAGATCAACGTGGTCTATGCCAACCACCGTAACTACCTTAGCGACGCGTCGGATATGTCTATCCGCTTTGGTAACGGCCAGTGGACGGGCTATCAGAGTGAAAAGCTGATCTCGGGCCAGATGGTGCCGGTCTGTAGCAGGGCGTTCTTGCGGCTCCATGGCCATATCGATACCCCGGAACAGCTGCTGCAAATGCCACTTCTGCATGACGAAGAGCGTGCAACCTGGCAGATGTGGTTCACCCAGCAGGGGGTAAAACGTCCGGCGCGCCGCAGCGGGCCGATGTTTGAAGATGGCTTATTGACGCTGGCGGGGGTGCAGGCGGGGTTAGGGTGCGCCCTCATGCGCGAGCCGCTGATTGCACCCTATCTGGAGAGCGGTGAGCTGGTGAAAATTTTTGATGCCCCTATCGATGACGGCCGCGATTATTATCTTTGTGTGCGCCAGGATTCTGATATGACCCAGGATGGCAAACTGCTGCAATCGTGGCTGCGCCGAGCGGCGGGGGACGGTGACGTTACGGCGTAA
- a CDS encoding ABC transporter ATP-binding protein: protein MSLLTVRNMSKRFGGLTAVDNVSLSINRGEIYGLIGPNGAGKTTCFNLITGLYPADSGEFSIADKPYYPKQIEKVTAVGIARTFQNVRLFNEMSVLENVMVGRHVRTRNGLWAALSRHKRAREEEAQTREQAWHWLEYTGIAKYAHYRACDLAYGHQRRLEIARALATDPLLLALDEPAAGMNAVEKMALGELLTRIRDDGKTLLMIEHDVKLVMGICDRLTVLDYGKTLASGTPDIVRRDPAVIAAWLGGSAHV, encoded by the coding sequence ATGAGCCTGTTAACGGTGCGCAATATGTCAAAACGTTTTGGCGGCCTGACGGCGGTCGATAATGTTTCGCTGTCGATTAATCGCGGTGAGATTTACGGGCTGATTGGCCCTAACGGCGCGGGCAAAACGACCTGTTTTAACCTCATCACCGGCCTTTACCCGGCGGACAGCGGTGAATTTTCTATTGCCGATAAACCCTATTACCCGAAACAGATTGAGAAAGTGACCGCCGTCGGCATCGCCCGCACCTTCCAGAACGTGCGGCTGTTTAACGAGATGTCGGTACTGGAAAACGTGATGGTAGGCCGCCATGTCCGCACCCGAAATGGGCTGTGGGCCGCGCTGAGCCGCCATAAACGCGCCCGGGAAGAAGAGGCGCAAACCCGTGAGCAGGCATGGCACTGGCTGGAGTACACCGGTATCGCCAAATATGCCCATTATCGCGCCTGTGACCTCGCCTATGGCCATCAACGGCGACTTGAGATTGCCCGTGCGCTGGCAACCGACCCGCTGCTGCTGGCGCTTGACGAACCGGCCGCCGGGATGAATGCCGTCGAAAAAATGGCGTTAGGCGAGCTTCTTACCCGCATTCGCGACGATGGCAAAACCCTGTTGATGATTGAGCACGACGTTAAGCTGGTGATGGGGATTTGCGATCGTCTCACGGTACTGGATTACGGCAAAACCCTGGCGAGCGGCACGCCGGATATCGTCCGTCGCGACCCGGCGGTCATCGCCGCCTGGCTTGGAGGCAGTGCCCATGTCTGA
- a CDS encoding GFA family protein, protein MQRFTGRCLCGMSHFSVTIKNFDVYACHCTLCQKWSGGVAMYLETEGEPQVEEGSIAPSHFHSSERGERRFCPGCGCPLWSTLTTVGRYFVPWTLLELSEVERRRLVLAAEIYTETQPAFWRLTGQYARFSGTEIEALDNHCSLTP, encoded by the coding sequence ATGCAACGTTTTACCGGGCGCTGTTTATGCGGGATGAGCCACTTCAGCGTTACGATCAAGAACTTCGATGTCTATGCGTGCCACTGCACCCTCTGTCAGAAATGGTCTGGCGGGGTGGCAATGTACCTTGAAACTGAGGGCGAGCCGCAGGTAGAAGAGGGCTCTATCGCCCCCTCTCATTTTCACTCGTCCGAACGCGGGGAGCGCCGGTTCTGCCCCGGCTGCGGCTGTCCGCTCTGGTCCACACTCACCACCGTCGGACGCTATTTTGTTCCCTGGACGCTGCTGGAACTGAGCGAAGTTGAACGCCGCCGCCTGGTATTGGCCGCCGAAATTTACACCGAAACGCAGCCCGCCTTCTGGCGTTTGACCGGGCAATATGCCCGCTTCAGCGGCACCGAGATCGAAGCGCTGGATAATCACTGTTCGCTTACGCCGTAA
- a CDS encoding branched-chain amino acid ABC transporter permease, which produces MDTLIQQLINGVMLGSIYALIALGYTMVYGILRIINFAHGDILMVGALTTLSAINALNNHFPEMPLLLQLGFALIIAMAVCALLAMAVERFAYRRLRNAPRLAPLISGIGVSVLLQTVAMIVWTRNPLMFPQILPMDPIAVTAGSDAHPPVIITVTGMVTVALSLVVMIGLWLLVEYTRLGRGMRAVAENPRVATLMGVNPNAIITLTFAIGGIFAALAGVMMASNFGNASFSMGFLPGIKAFTAAVLGGIGNIRGAMVGGILLGLIESLGAGYLGDLTHGVFGSNYQDVFAFIVLILVLVFRPAGLLGERVAHRA; this is translated from the coding sequence TTGGACACTCTCATACAACAACTGATCAATGGGGTAATGCTTGGCAGCATCTACGCCCTGATCGCGCTGGGCTATACCATGGTGTATGGCATTTTGCGCATTATTAACTTTGCCCACGGCGATATTCTGATGGTTGGCGCGCTCACAACGCTTTCTGCCATTAACGCCCTGAATAACCATTTCCCTGAAATGCCGCTGCTGTTACAGCTCGGTTTTGCGTTGATCATCGCGATGGCGGTGTGTGCCCTGCTGGCGATGGCGGTAGAACGCTTCGCCTACCGTCGCCTGCGCAATGCCCCGCGCCTGGCACCGCTCATCTCCGGTATCGGCGTCTCCGTACTGCTGCAGACGGTGGCGATGATCGTCTGGACGCGCAATCCGCTGATGTTCCCGCAGATCCTGCCCATGGATCCGATCGCCGTTACCGCCGGTAGCGACGCCCATCCTCCCGTAATTATCACCGTTACCGGCATGGTAACGGTTGCGCTGTCGCTGGTGGTGATGATCGGCCTCTGGTTGCTGGTGGAGTACACCCGCCTCGGGCGTGGGATGCGCGCAGTGGCGGAAAACCCGCGCGTCGCCACCTTAATGGGCGTTAACCCTAACGCCATTATCACCCTCACCTTTGCCATTGGCGGCATCTTCGCCGCGCTGGCCGGGGTGATGATGGCCAGCAATTTTGGTAATGCCAGCTTCTCGATGGGCTTTTTGCCGGGGATTAAAGCCTTTACCGCTGCGGTATTAGGCGGCATCGGTAACATTCGCGGCGCGATGGTAGGAGGGATCCTCCTCGGCCTTATCGAATCGCTCGGCGCGGGCTACCTTGGCGATCTGACCCATGGCGTGTTCGGCAGTAATTACCAGGATGTATTTGCCTTCATTGTGCTGATTCTGGTGCTGGTCTTCCGTCCGGCAGGTCTGCTGGGCGAGCGCGTAGCGCACAGGGCGTAG